A stretch of the Rhinoderma darwinii isolate aRhiDar2 chromosome 3, aRhiDar2.hap1, whole genome shotgun sequence genome encodes the following:
- the STRA8 gene encoding stimulated by retinoic acid gene 8 protein homolog isoform X2 codes for MDAAGEGSSKKRNRQDGAKKTARKRKARTPKISSVSQLIQQLRQTVFPEPDTQATRVLQQTKHYILQLENTLDSLLKMKGHTLMEDDGSCSLEDIKEEYLQMISNDQGDSPAEPVGKDETDPVLLYLHPEIKRDLEESAEELKIENSTDALSSPDLVEFERYLRFYKQTVDMLIENRVVSPGQITYPVVSKAISGLWQELLQDGKTNIYQKSFSQVKNTATCSFSYPSDTGCTNGGVRDSGAESQEASSSFLSSTPEDILLDDAFDLAAGFLDRSANPTTSSPGSPIYESCPWGSPEGEKQLHQHISDFLKAKYSPATQASVPPCDYETVLLRCTETFDDDEDDL; via the exons ATGGACGCAGCTGGTGAAGGCAGCAGCAAAAAAAGAAACAGACAGGACGGCGCCAAAAAAACAGCGAGGAAGCGGAAAGCGAGAACTCCGAAGATCTCATCCGTCTCACAGCTCATCCAGCAACTGCGGCAAACCGTATTTCCTGAGCCTGATACACAAGCCACAAGG GTTCTGCAGCAGACGAAACACTACATCCTGCAGCTGGAGAACACTCTGGACTCCCTGTTAAAAATGAAAG GTCACACTCTCATGGAGGACGACGGCTCCTGTAGCCTGGAGGACATCAAGGAGGAATATTTACAGATGATCAGTAACGATCAGGG CGACTCTCCTGCTGAACCTGTGGGGAAAGATGAGACGGACCCTGTGCTCTTGTACCTGCATCCGGAAATTAAGAGAGACCTAGAAGAATCGGCTGAAGAATTAAAGATTGAAAACTCCACAGACGCCTTATCCTCACCAGATCTAGTGGAATTTGAACG GTACCTGCGCTTCTACAAGCAGACGGTGGATATGTTAATCGAGAACAGAGTGGTGTCTCCGGGGCAGATCACATATCCCGTGGTGTCCAAAGCCATCTCCGGCCTGTGGCAAGAGCTTCTCCAGGATGGGAAAACCAACATTTACCAGAAGTCCTTCTCTCAAGTCAAGAACACTGCTACATGCTCTTTCTCCTACCCGTCAGACACAGGCTGTACCAACGGGGGCGTAAGAGATAGTGGAGCGGAGAGTCAGGAGGCCAGCAGCTCATTTCTGTCTTCCACTCCTGAAGAT ATTCTTCTTGACGATGCATTTGATTTGGCAGCTGGATTTCTAGATCGCAGCGCGAACCCCACGACGTCCAGTCCGGG AAGTCCCATATATGAAAGCTGCCCATGGGGGAGTCCCGAAGGAGAGAAGCAGCTTCACCAACACATTTCAGATTTCTTGAAAGCCAAATACTCCCCCGCCACCCAA
- the STRA8 gene encoding stimulated by retinoic acid gene 8 protein homolog isoform X1, translating to MDAAGEGSSKKRNRQDGAKKTARKRKARTPKISSVSQLIQQLRQTVFPEPDTQATRKQVLQQTKHYILQLENTLDSLLKMKGHTLMEDDGSCSLEDIKEEYLQMISNDQGDSPAEPVGKDETDPVLLYLHPEIKRDLEESAEELKIENSTDALSSPDLVEFERYLRFYKQTVDMLIENRVVSPGQITYPVVSKAISGLWQELLQDGKTNIYQKSFSQVKNTATCSFSYPSDTGCTNGGVRDSGAESQEASSSFLSSTPEDILLDDAFDLAAGFLDRSANPTTSSPGSPIYESCPWGSPEGEKQLHQHISDFLKAKYSPATQASVPPCDYETVLLRCTETFDDDEDDL from the exons ATGGACGCAGCTGGTGAAGGCAGCAGCAAAAAAAGAAACAGACAGGACGGCGCCAAAAAAACAGCGAGGAAGCGGAAAGCGAGAACTCCGAAGATCTCATCCGTCTCACAGCTCATCCAGCAACTGCGGCAAACCGTATTTCCTGAGCCTGATACACAAGCCACAAGG AAACAGGTTCTGCAGCAGACGAAACACTACATCCTGCAGCTGGAGAACACTCTGGACTCCCTGTTAAAAATGAAAG GTCACACTCTCATGGAGGACGACGGCTCCTGTAGCCTGGAGGACATCAAGGAGGAATATTTACAGATGATCAGTAACGATCAGGG CGACTCTCCTGCTGAACCTGTGGGGAAAGATGAGACGGACCCTGTGCTCTTGTACCTGCATCCGGAAATTAAGAGAGACCTAGAAGAATCGGCTGAAGAATTAAAGATTGAAAACTCCACAGACGCCTTATCCTCACCAGATCTAGTGGAATTTGAACG GTACCTGCGCTTCTACAAGCAGACGGTGGATATGTTAATCGAGAACAGAGTGGTGTCTCCGGGGCAGATCACATATCCCGTGGTGTCCAAAGCCATCTCCGGCCTGTGGCAAGAGCTTCTCCAGGATGGGAAAACCAACATTTACCAGAAGTCCTTCTCTCAAGTCAAGAACACTGCTACATGCTCTTTCTCCTACCCGTCAGACACAGGCTGTACCAACGGGGGCGTAAGAGATAGTGGAGCGGAGAGTCAGGAGGCCAGCAGCTCATTTCTGTCTTCCACTCCTGAAGAT ATTCTTCTTGACGATGCATTTGATTTGGCAGCTGGATTTCTAGATCGCAGCGCGAACCCCACGACGTCCAGTCCGGG AAGTCCCATATATGAAAGCTGCCCATGGGGGAGTCCCGAAGGAGAGAAGCAGCTTCACCAACACATTTCAGATTTCTTGAAAGCCAAATACTCCCCCGCCACCCAA